In one window of Candidatus Bathyarchaeota archaeon DNA:
- a CDS encoding hydrogenase iron-sulfur subunit, whose amino-acid sequence MTFRPKIVGFVCNWSLPPEVNITRTSRIQGYPKIHVVRVMCVGRIDPVIILEAFAKGADGVLVIGCHPPDCHYIEGNLQAEQKVNMVRQLVSLTGLESERLRLEWSNAAEVGNFAAVVDDFRNQMIMLGRSSLARENLDGKVLLNVLAAKNAAADFRLRVLVGREKELTEDVNVYGEKISQDDFDDLLGEVVREEFIRHKIHLLTKQKPLSVKGLAAIIDMKPALVLRHIVDMRRKGMIALDSVEETTPIYKALEVQ is encoded by the coding sequence GTGACATTTAGACCTAAAATCGTTGGTTTTGTATGTAACTGGAGTTTGCCTCCAGAGGTGAACATTACAAGGACCAGCCGAATACAGGGTTACCCCAAAATACACGTCGTACGAGTAATGTGTGTTGGAAGAATCGACCCAGTTATCATACTGGAAGCGTTTGCCAAAGGTGCAGACGGCGTTTTAGTAATTGGTTGTCACCCGCCCGATTGCCATTACATTGAAGGGAACCTACAAGCTGAACAGAAAGTCAACATGGTGAGGCAACTCGTTTCGCTAACTGGTCTTGAATCAGAGCGGCTACGGTTAGAATGGTCCAACGCAGCCGAAGTTGGAAACTTCGCAGCAGTCGTTGACGATTTTAGAAATCAGATGATAATGCTTGGACGATCTTCTTTAGCGCGAGAAAACTTGGATGGAAAGGTTCTATTGAATGTTTTGGCAGCTAAGAATGCTGCGGCAGATTTTCGTTTGAGAGTTCTGGTGGGAAGGGAAAAGGAGTTGACTGAAGATGTGAATGTTTATGGAGAGAAAATCTCGCAGGATGACTTTGATGATTTACTCGGTGAAGTCGTTAGAGAGGAGTTCATTCGACACAAAATACACCTTCTAACTAAACAAAAGCCGCTGTCAGTTAAAGGACTTGCAGCAATCATTGATATGAAACCTGCCCTAGTTCTCCGCCATATTGTAGACATGCGCAGGAAGGGAATGATAGCCTTAGACAGCGTAGAAGAAACAACTCCGATTTACAAAGCGTTGGAGGTTCAATAA